A genomic region of Leptolyngbya sp. NIES-2104 contains the following coding sequences:
- a CDS encoding sugar ABC transporter permease, with the protein MKTNTKEDDRSAVNAEMSDPKSNITKASFNLRSLMRGDLGFIPVIITLALITLYFQLTTSGVFLQARNLTNLTQQIVVISILSTAAVLVLLLGEIDLSLAAVAQACAAVMATVSVYQNWGAVPSILAALVTGAVIGLINGFFIAILRVPSFIVTLAGSIGYAGFLLLVLGRQTTLIVRDPAIRALAPTYLSPIMGWGLPIVVAALYAIGVWYERQRRVKAGLPVKRPTTLIAQISGIFAGIFLIVFLFQTYQGVPQAVMISLGIVLAFWLILRKTPFGRHLYAVGGNEEAARRAGINVTAMKMAVFTLASTLAAVAGIMLTSRSTAVATQISATLLLNAIAAAVIGGVSLFGGRGSIWAVILGALVIGSLDNGLDLLNQDQSIKNIVQGAVLVLAVTADAIVRRANPVRGK; encoded by the coding sequence ATGAAAACCAACACGAAAGAAGACGATCGCTCAGCCGTTAATGCCGAGATGAGCGATCCAAAGTCAAACATTACGAAAGCATCCTTTAACTTACGCTCTTTAATGCGAGGCGACTTAGGATTTATCCCGGTCATCATCACCCTTGCATTAATCACGCTGTACTTTCAGCTAACAACCAGCGGTGTTTTCCTCCAAGCCAGAAACTTAACCAACCTCACCCAGCAAATCGTTGTCATTAGCATTCTCAGTACTGCGGCTGTATTGGTTCTGTTACTCGGTGAAATCGATCTAAGTTTAGCCGCAGTTGCACAAGCCTGTGCCGCAGTCATGGCAACGGTTTCGGTGTATCAGAACTGGGGTGCAGTTCCCTCGATTCTGGCAGCACTTGTCACAGGTGCAGTCATTGGTTTGATCAACGGATTTTTCATTGCTATCTTGCGGGTTCCATCGTTCATTGTGACGTTGGCAGGCTCGATCGGGTATGCCGGATTTTTGCTCTTGGTACTCGGACGGCAAACGACGCTGATTGTTCGTGATCCAGCAATTCGCGCTCTGGCTCCAACTTATTTAAGTCCGATCATGGGTTGGGGATTACCGATCGTGGTTGCTGCTCTTTATGCGATCGGGGTTTGGTACGAACGTCAACGCCGTGTCAAAGCCGGACTTCCAGTAAAACGCCCAACCACCTTGATTGCCCAAATTTCAGGAATTTTCGCAGGTATCTTCCTGATTGTGTTCCTGTTCCAGACCTATCAAGGTGTGCCTCAAGCGGTGATGATTTCGCTGGGAATCGTTCTTGCATTCTGGCTGATTCTACGCAAAACGCCGTTTGGTCGTCACTTGTATGCAGTCGGTGGAAATGAAGAAGCCGCAAGACGCGCTGGAATTAATGTCACTGCGATGAAAATGGCAGTGTTTACTCTGGCATCCACTTTAGCGGCAGTGGCAGGAATTATGTTGACCTCACGCAGTACAGCGGTTGCGACTCAGATCAGTGCAACTTTGTTACTAAATGCGATCGCGGCTGCGGTCATCGGGGGTGTTAGCTTATTTGGCGGTCGTGGCTCGATTTGGGCAGTTATCCTTGGCGCATTAGTCATCGGAAGTTTGGACAACGGACTTGATTTGCTCAATCAAGATCAGAGCATCAAAAACATTGTTCAAGGAGCCGTTCTCGTTCTTGCTGTCACCGCAGATGCCATAGTTCGTCGAGCGAATCCAGTACGCGGGAAATAA
- a CDS encoding GNAT family N-acetyltransferase, producing the protein MQELETKRLWLRPFRYEDLDRLAEIFGDSETMQYISSGTKTRSQLEAGFPAKLERFDRWGFGMWAMIEKESQILIGRCGFIYLDGTPEVELGYTLNKAYWNRGFATEASIACLRFGFEQAGLDRIVAIAQPENIASQRVMQKVGMTFEKNAHYYKTDVVYYAISKNEFHALHG; encoded by the coding sequence ATGCAAGAGTTAGAGACGAAACGCCTGTGGTTGCGCCCTTTCAGGTATGAAGATTTAGATCGCTTGGCGGAAATTTTTGGCGACTCGGAAACCATGCAGTACATTTCATCGGGAACGAAGACGCGATCGCAACTAGAGGCAGGCTTTCCCGCGAAGTTGGAACGATTCGATCGGTGGGGCTTTGGAATGTGGGCGATGATTGAGAAAGAGAGTCAAATCTTGATCGGTCGCTGCGGATTCATTTATCTCGATGGAACGCCTGAAGTGGAGCTAGGATACACGCTGAATAAGGCTTACTGGAATCGGGGATTTGCGACGGAGGCATCGATCGCTTGTCTGCGATTTGGATTTGAACAGGCGGGACTCGATCGAATTGTTGCCATTGCTCAACCTGAGAATATTGCTTCTCAGCGCGTGATGCAAAAAGTTGGAATGACGTTTGAAAAGAACGCCCACTATTACAAAACTGACGTTGTGTATTACGCTATCTCAAAGAATGAGTTTCACGCTTTGCATGGATAA
- a CDS encoding ATP-binding cassette domain-containing protein: MNNSVLPTQSETSVDRSIPRLQLRSINKSFGGVQALKNVDFEVYAGEVVGLVGDNGAGKSTLVKTMSGAYVPDSGEILIDGAPVTISSPQDATRLGIETVYQDLALCDNLDVVANLWLGREAYRWVIPGFLKALDETEMERRTIEVLRTLEVKIPSVRRPVATLSGGQRQCIAVAKTILRQPKVVLLDEPTAALGVAQTRQVLNLILRLKQQGLGVVVISHNLHDVFDVCDRAVVMRLGQRSATFDIKNSTSEQVVAAITGAEYRDPAISSPDLV; this comes from the coding sequence ATGAACAATTCAGTTTTACCGACTCAAAGCGAAACCTCTGTCGATCGCTCTATTCCCCGTCTACAACTCCGCAGCATTAACAAGTCATTCGGTGGTGTTCAAGCACTAAAAAATGTTGATTTTGAAGTCTATGCGGGCGAAGTTGTGGGTCTGGTCGGTGACAACGGAGCCGGAAAATCAACGCTCGTCAAAACGATGTCCGGGGCTTACGTTCCTGACTCTGGCGAAATTCTGATTGATGGCGCACCTGTCACAATTTCATCGCCCCAAGATGCCACTCGTCTTGGCATCGAAACGGTGTATCAAGACCTAGCCCTCTGTGACAACTTAGACGTAGTTGCAAATCTCTGGTTAGGTCGAGAAGCCTACCGTTGGGTGATTCCTGGTTTTCTAAAAGCCCTCGACGAAACTGAGATGGAACGCCGCACGATCGAGGTTTTAAGAACCCTTGAGGTCAAAATCCCTTCGGTTCGTCGTCCAGTTGCCACGCTTTCCGGTGGACAACGCCAATGTATTGCGGTCGCAAAAACGATTCTCCGTCAGCCGAAAGTCGTCCTGCTCGATGAACCGACTGCCGCGCTCGGTGTTGCTCAAACTCGGCAAGTTCTGAACCTGATCCTGCGATTAAAACAGCAAGGTCTGGGTGTGGTCGTCATCTCTCATAATTTGCACGATGTATTTGATGTATGCGATCGCGCAGTCGTCATGCGTCTCGGTCAACGCTCCGCTACGTTTGACATCAAAAATTCCACTTCAGAACAAGTCGTCGCTGCCATCACTGGCGCAGAATACCGCGATCCTGCCATTTCTTCCCCAGATCTCGTATGA
- a CDS encoding DUF4870 domain-containing protein — MQTTFDSGKRRLLSCLSHGAIFFSTTIFSFGVPFAVNLLTDDPIVKANAKESMNFHLNVWFWAIVIGVPIGILSFLTFGLGGILFFPVVGLGFLLHWGLTVWALAHCFTNPDEPFRYPFIFRLF; from the coding sequence ATGCAAACCACTTTTGACTCTGGCAAGCGCCGCTTATTATCCTGCTTAAGTCATGGCGCAATTTTCTTTAGCACAACGATATTTTCGTTTGGGGTTCCGTTTGCGGTGAATCTGCTGACTGACGATCCGATCGTCAAAGCAAACGCCAAGGAATCGATGAACTTTCACCTGAATGTTTGGTTTTGGGCGATTGTGATTGGTGTACCGATCGGGATTTTGTCGTTTCTGACGTTTGGACTCGGTGGAATTCTGTTCTTCCCGGTGGTTGGACTCGGATTTTTGCTGCATTGGGGATTGACGGTTTGGGCACTGGCGCATTGCTTTACGAATCCAGATGAGCCGTTTCGTTATCCGTTTATTTTCCGATTGTTCTAA
- a CDS encoding DUF561 domain-containing protein — MISTLQTALTQGRALKIISGLNNFDANNVAMVIKAADRGGATFIDIAADADLIRMAKQLTSLPICVSAVEPEKFVMAMEAGADLIEIGNFDSFYAQGRRFESEEVLALTHATRALLPTVTLSVTVPHILPLDQQVQLAEDLVKAGANLIQTEGGTSSAPVHSGTLGLIEKAAPTLAAAYEISRAIDIPVLCASGLSSVTAPLAIAAGASGVGVGSAIHKLDSEIAMIAVVRSLVESLDRASVNV; from the coding sequence ATGATTTCTACGCTACAAACTGCTCTCACTCAAGGTCGCGCCCTCAAAATCATCAGCGGCTTAAACAATTTTGATGCCAATAACGTCGCAATGGTAATCAAAGCTGCCGATCGCGGTGGTGCCACCTTTATCGATATCGCCGCTGATGCCGACCTGATCCGCATGGCGAAACAACTCACCAGCTTACCCATCTGCGTGTCTGCCGTTGAACCCGAAAAATTCGTCATGGCAATGGAAGCAGGCGCGGACTTAATCGAAATCGGCAATTTTGACAGCTTCTACGCTCAAGGTCGTCGCTTTGAATCCGAAGAAGTTTTGGCGCTAACTCATGCCACCCGCGCCCTTCTGCCAACCGTGACGCTTTCGGTGACTGTGCCCCACATTTTGCCATTAGATCAGCAAGTCCAATTAGCAGAAGACCTTGTGAAAGCGGGTGCGAATCTGATTCAAACCGAAGGCGGAACTTCTTCGGCTCCCGTCCATTCCGGCACGTTGGGCTTAATCGAGAAAGCCGCTCCAACCCTAGCAGCCGCTTACGAAATTTCTCGTGCGATCGACATTCCCGTTCTCTGTGCATCCGGCTTGTCCAGCGTCACTGCTCCGTTAGCGATCGCCGCTGGTGCTTCCGGTGTCGGTGTCGGTAGCGCAATCCACAAACTCGACAGCGAAATCGCCATGATCGCCGTTGTCCGATCGCTCGTTGAATCCCTTGATCGTGCTTCCGTCAACGTCTAG
- a CDS encoding efflux RND transporter periplasmic adaptor subunit, translating to MDVPRVRHPRSEKRNRLLIGLGLSALLVGGTGAFFFVRRPTSAPQQVATSTQTVSIAPVQPARISRTIDATGTVAARDLLPIAPEASGLQVQQVLANEGQTVRAGQELAILSGDVLRTQLNQAQAQSTSAQAVLGQRQATLQQQQATLTEAQSNLRRYQQLAQSGAISQADLEQRATAVATTQAAVSTAQAGIGQAQADIQASQAEIQRLQTQLNQTIVRSPTNGVIAESLAKVGDVASTMNPLFRLIREGELELQIKLPSTQLPQVREGSPVKIASDADRRINVQGTVREIAPLIDPQTRQATVKINLPQNSAIRSGLFLRAAITTQTAQALVIPSKAVLPQSSGGSTVFVLQPDGTVRSQIVQTGATQSADPNNTTVEIVQGLNAGDRVVVAGAGYLKDGDRVTVAQQ from the coding sequence ATGGATGTTCCTAGAGTGCGTCATCCGCGTTCGGAAAAGAGAAATCGACTGTTGATCGGATTAGGATTATCAGCCTTGTTGGTTGGGGGAACAGGTGCATTTTTCTTTGTGCGTCGTCCCACTTCTGCACCTCAACAGGTTGCAACTTCGACACAAACGGTGAGCATTGCACCCGTTCAACCTGCACGAATTTCGCGCACGATCGATGCGACTGGAACGGTTGCCGCTAGAGATTTATTGCCGATCGCACCAGAGGCTTCTGGCTTGCAAGTTCAGCAAGTGTTAGCAAATGAAGGGCAGACAGTTCGAGCAGGGCAAGAATTGGCGATTTTGAGCGGTGATGTTTTAAGAACACAACTGAATCAAGCTCAGGCACAATCTACTTCAGCACAAGCTGTTTTGGGACAAAGACAAGCGACCTTACAACAGCAACAAGCAACATTAACGGAAGCTCAGAGTAATTTAAGACGCTATCAGCAACTCGCGCAATCGGGGGCAATTAGTCAGGCGGATCTAGAACAACGTGCGACTGCTGTTGCCACGACTCAAGCTGCGGTTTCTACGGCTCAAGCGGGAATTGGACAAGCCCAAGCAGACATTCAAGCGAGTCAAGCTGAAATTCAACGATTGCAAACTCAGCTCAATCAGACGATCGTGCGCTCTCCAACCAATGGTGTGATTGCTGAAAGTTTAGCCAAGGTGGGCGATGTTGCTTCGACAATGAATCCATTGTTTCGACTGATTCGTGAGGGTGAGTTAGAACTGCAAATCAAGCTACCGTCTACTCAATTGCCACAAGTTCGAGAAGGTTCACCCGTTAAAATCGCATCCGATGCCGATCGACGAATTAATGTCCAAGGTACGGTTCGCGAAATCGCTCCATTGATTGATCCACAAACCCGACAAGCGACGGTTAAAATCAATCTCCCACAGAATTCTGCTATTCGTTCCGGTCTATTTCTCCGCGCCGCAATTACAACCCAAACCGCTCAAGCGTTAGTCATTCCATCGAAAGCGGTGTTGCCTCAATCGAGTGGAGGATCGACTGTGTTTGTGTTACAGCCAGACGGAACCGTGCGATCGCAAATCGTTCAAACGGGAGCGACTCAAAGCGCTGATCCGAACAATACAACCGTTGAGATTGTTCAAGGATTAAATGCAGGCGATCGAGTCGTCGTGGCGGGGGCTGGATATCTCAAAGATGGCGATCGTGTCACCGTTGCTCAACAATAA
- the bcsA gene encoding UDP-forming cellulose synthase catalytic subunit, with protein MTNSTPSKRYRSKGQRVLAWFVDLIPNFFDRLFQKNSPSQLVVLMGLLLVLSVPLIVTPLEIWQQGIVAVILVGLGWAVTDIEHKHAKGQTSEYLHLFMVWLSLITTFRYLYYRTNYTLNLTSGWLDATCSVLLFLAELYAILTLALAFFQTLKLKERKAVDLSTVPEHQWFKVDIYIPTYSEDVEIVRKTALGALAIDYPADKKKVHILDDGRAEKFRERREQLRQMCKELGCTLLTRDNNDHAKAGNINTALRRTGGDLVLILDCDHIPVRHFLKDTVGFFYSPKVSLVQTPHWFYNPDPFERNLQTGGKIPVGNELFYKVLQKGNDFWNAAFFCGSAAVVRKSHLLEVGGIAVETVTEDCHTSLRLHSLGYESVYYDKIMVAGLAPEKFSAYVGQQIRWARGMAQILRLENPLLNPKLKLSIGQRICYFSATSHFFYGFPRLMYALAPAMFLVFGINPIRGLGLETLAYALPHFFVSTYANYITYKNVRFSFWNEIYEFAMSFHAGIVTMLAVFNPKLGSFNVTDKGLSVTKRSFDWGSAKALMIVALLVTAGVAAVPFWLILRPQDSEAVLVNMVWSFFNLILIVSALLVALEQPQLRRSHRLDRKLSATLYTNGAVVQGRTQNVSETGCQLIVDHWADFLEDAEIELIGDYGARAFVKGQIIRVVPVHETQSLLSIEFVDLTRAQLDALSVVIYSDVREWYSQQRENVDDPLQSFRFIVGSLTRSFKQRKPEATNIARVRKEIRAHAQLYWRGQFYSGVATRISNRSLQLEIQSDAIEDVRLLSYYQPLVGVLLSQTADESLPNRLLAKVEQIDFMDDRTVIELRFPDQIMQRQEDKIKQLVDTLN; from the coding sequence ATGACAAATTCAACTCCTTCAAAACGGTATCGGAGCAAAGGACAGCGGGTTTTAGCTTGGTTTGTCGATTTGATTCCGAATTTCTTCGATCGACTTTTCCAAAAAAACAGCCCTTCTCAGCTTGTTGTGCTTATGGGCTTACTTTTAGTTCTGTCTGTCCCTCTGATTGTGACCCCGCTCGAAATTTGGCAGCAGGGAATTGTGGCTGTGATTTTAGTCGGTTTGGGTTGGGCAGTCACAGATATCGAACACAAGCACGCAAAAGGACAAACCAGCGAGTATCTGCACCTGTTCATGGTATGGCTGAGTTTGATTACAACTTTTCGGTATCTGTACTATCGAACAAACTACACTCTAAATCTCACCAGCGGATGGCTTGATGCAACTTGTAGCGTTTTGCTGTTTTTAGCAGAACTCTACGCGATCCTGACATTAGCGCTGGCGTTCTTTCAAACTTTGAAGCTAAAAGAGCGGAAGGCGGTTGATCTCTCAACTGTTCCTGAGCATCAGTGGTTTAAGGTTGATATCTACATTCCAACTTACAGCGAGGATGTTGAGATTGTTCGCAAGACAGCACTCGGAGCATTAGCGATCGACTATCCCGCCGACAAAAAGAAAGTGCACATTCTCGATGATGGTCGAGCCGAAAAGTTTCGAGAGAGACGGGAACAGTTGCGGCAGATGTGCAAAGAACTCGGCTGCACGTTGCTGACTCGTGATAACAATGATCACGCAAAAGCTGGGAACATCAATACGGCGCTACGTCGAACAGGTGGCGACCTGGTTCTAATTCTCGACTGTGATCATATTCCGGTTCGTCATTTTCTCAAAGATACCGTTGGATTTTTCTACAGTCCTAAAGTCTCGCTCGTTCAAACCCCGCACTGGTTCTACAACCCTGATCCGTTTGAGCGGAACTTGCAAACAGGCGGTAAGATTCCGGTCGGAAATGAGCTGTTCTACAAAGTACTACAGAAAGGAAATGACTTCTGGAACGCTGCTTTCTTCTGTGGTTCTGCGGCGGTTGTGAGAAAGTCACACTTGCTAGAAGTAGGCGGCATTGCAGTTGAAACCGTGACTGAAGATTGTCATACTTCACTGCGCTTGCATTCTTTGGGGTATGAGTCGGTTTACTATGACAAGATCATGGTGGCGGGACTGGCTCCAGAAAAGTTCTCAGCTTATGTGGGTCAACAGATTCGCTGGGCGCGGGGAATGGCGCAAATTCTTCGACTTGAAAATCCGTTATTGAATCCGAAGCTGAAATTGTCGATCGGGCAACGAATCTGCTATTTCAGTGCAACTTCTCACTTCTTCTACGGATTCCCGCGATTGATGTATGCGCTGGCTCCCGCGATGTTTCTCGTCTTTGGAATTAATCCAATTCGAGGTTTGGGACTGGAAACTCTAGCGTATGCGCTTCCTCACTTTTTTGTCTCAACCTACGCCAACTACATCACGTACAAGAACGTTCGCTTCTCTTTCTGGAATGAGATTTACGAATTTGCAATGTCGTTTCACGCTGGAATTGTGACAATGTTGGCGGTGTTTAATCCGAAGCTAGGAAGCTTTAACGTAACCGATAAAGGTTTGTCTGTCACTAAGCGAAGCTTTGACTGGGGATCAGCAAAAGCGTTGATGATTGTGGCGCTGTTAGTTACGGCTGGAGTTGCCGCAGTCCCGTTCTGGTTGATTCTGCGACCTCAAGACTCAGAAGCTGTGTTAGTGAACATGGTTTGGAGTTTCTTTAACTTGATTCTGATTGTGTCTGCGTTATTGGTTGCACTGGAACAACCGCAGTTAAGACGATCGCATCGTCTCGATCGTAAATTGTCCGCAACGCTCTACACAAATGGTGCAGTCGTTCAAGGTCGCACCCAGAATGTGAGTGAAACAGGTTGTCAATTAATCGTTGATCACTGGGCGGATTTTCTCGAAGATGCTGAAATTGAATTGATTGGGGATTACGGCGCGAGAGCGTTTGTTAAAGGGCAAATTATTCGCGTCGTTCCAGTGCATGAAACGCAATCCTTGTTATCGATCGAGTTTGTTGATTTGACTCGTGCTCAACTGGATGCGCTCAGCGTCGTGATTTATTCCGATGTGCGTGAGTGGTATTCGCAGCAACGGGAAAACGTTGATGATCCGCTGCAATCTTTCAGGTTTATTGTGGGCAGTTTGACTCGATCGTTTAAGCAACGCAAGCCTGAAGCGACCAACATCGCGAGAGTTCGTAAAGAAATTCGCGCTCATGCTCAGTTGTATTGGCGGGGGCAGTTTTACTCAGGGGTAGCAACTCGGATTAGTAACCGTAGTCTGCAATTAGAGATTCAATCAGATGCGATCGAAGATGTGAGGCTTCTGAGCTACTATCAACCGCTAGTCGGTGTTCTCTTGAGCCAAACTGCTGATGAATCTTTGCCGAATCGATTGTTAGCGAAAGTTGAGCAGATTGATTTTATGGACGATCGGACAGTGATTGAGTTACGCTTCCCGGATCAAATCATGCAGCGACAGGAAGACAAAATTAAACAGCTTGTCGATACCTTGAATTAA
- a CDS encoding sugar ABC transporter substrate-binding protein: MNRFINLTFKFLPLMSVVVFAACSNQNNGANPTANDPNAANNPTATNADTRFAAAKGCKNIGILLPESDSSARYEAYDRPLLEKEIKARIPDATIQYANANNDADTQQNQADAALTKGACILVVDPKDSDKASVIVQKAKASQVPVIAYDRLIQDPDVAYYVSFDNVRVGELQGQYIADQFKKGAYGLKPGANLVMINGSQTDNNALQFREGALKALQPLVDSKQLNLVFDQYTPNWDNGRAQSIMEGILTQQKNNVQAAYVANDGMANTVIAALRTQKLDGKILVTGQDATLTGIQNILTGDQSMTIYKPIAKEAQATAELVAALSNGTTPGNLVNGQTALKSGGQVASALITPIAVDKTNIQQTVLADGYLKREQVCNGLTGDTTGICRG, translated from the coding sequence ATGAACCGTTTTATAAATCTAACTTTCAAATTCTTGCCACTCATGAGCGTGGTGGTGTTTGCCGCCTGTAGCAATCAAAATAACGGTGCAAACCCCACTGCCAATGATCCAAACGCTGCGAATAATCCGACTGCAACAAACGCAGACACCCGATTTGCCGCCGCAAAAGGTTGTAAAAACATTGGCATTCTCTTGCCTGAATCCGATTCATCCGCTCGCTACGAAGCCTACGATCGACCACTTCTAGAAAAGGAAATCAAAGCTCGAATTCCTGACGCAACGATTCAATACGCCAACGCGAATAACGATGCCGACACTCAACAAAACCAAGCCGATGCAGCCCTAACGAAAGGTGCCTGCATTCTCGTAGTTGACCCAAAAGATAGTGATAAAGCATCGGTTATTGTACAAAAAGCTAAGGCAAGTCAAGTTCCAGTGATTGCCTACGATCGCTTAATTCAAGATCCTGATGTCGCTTACTATGTTTCATTTGATAACGTCCGAGTTGGCGAACTTCAAGGACAATACATCGCGGATCAATTCAAGAAAGGTGCGTACGGTTTAAAACCGGGTGCAAACTTAGTCATGATCAACGGTTCTCAAACCGATAACAACGCCCTGCAATTTAGAGAAGGTGCATTGAAAGCATTGCAGCCTTTAGTGGATAGCAAACAGTTGAATCTCGTGTTTGACCAGTACACCCCAAACTGGGACAACGGCAGAGCACAATCGATCATGGAAGGCATCTTGACGCAGCAGAAAAATAATGTGCAAGCCGCTTATGTTGCAAACGATGGCATGGCAAACACCGTGATTGCTGCGTTGAGAACGCAAAAACTCGATGGCAAAATTCTGGTGACTGGGCAAGATGCCACCCTAACGGGAATCCAGAACATTCTCACGGGCGATCAGTCCATGACGATTTACAAGCCGATCGCAAAAGAAGCCCAAGCCACCGCAGAATTAGTCGCGGCTTTGAGTAACGGTACGACTCCCGGCAACCTCGTCAACGGTCAAACGGCTCTGAAATCTGGGGGACAAGTTGCCTCCGCGTTAATTACCCCGATCGCAGTCGATAAAACCAACATTCAACAGACGGTTCTAGCCGATGGCTACCTGAAGCGAGAACAAGTCTGTAATGGACTCACAGGCGACACGACGGGTATCTGTCGCGGCTAA